In Eriocheir sinensis breed Jianghai 21 unplaced genomic scaffold, ASM2467909v1 Scaffold1008, whole genome shotgun sequence, a genomic segment contains:
- the LOC126988924 gene encoding transcription factor TFIIIB component B'' homolog, whose amino-acid sequence MNVESPIEIDADVSIVSRDPIDSQPVEILESDKKADITSGPSDPWKVCPSEEKVPVVRKLAMNQESKTPAVEDKTDTPVIVNEKPRPVGESKPLHTPLDSSAPVVGSKRRPRIRALPTIVTKKKKQEDKVVTAELSKESSEVQSPREVSPHEISKGSDGAEPSTAPVELGAESSADNQTEQPKVESRFAASKKQVSFVKREVVDRKHTHLVDLTDNKIESKGREQAKILRNEGLNVTCKEKAESPLQSNIKPCRKKKLIENNEADPELEVVNVVNSDADKQGKKRLQKEHCEEIGNSDDSTGDKENASSAITEVSNQERAVRENKPLTTQKPKVKTPSEFSSEKLFGKLERKIKVEDSTEKAAKQVFRKRKDEFRKKLSKGDLEPGKMTMFDLIYWNPASNPMPGRTTSPKRNGRSSGRSDTDSIASETVEEQQVDDLGLDPTDSEHQSRPESPEVVEVKKTQEKPLEENKDDVEDEKRDPEEDAATNEEDSSAAKDIFAPRIKIGPNGEIMIDEQSIKIQTTAAKNRDEVLKKAVVVEESGDSSHYGKWSKRRRRSFEWTVKETALFYKALSTVGTDFSLMETLIKWRTRAELKTKFKKEERNNRELVDMALNDSTQFDMTVFEEESGYDPKEDRKAARQAERAEAKRRRLEMKQQDKIKEMERKKQENKKNKVETMNRKKMLRKAYRSRAKKRKATFESDNEDSPSLYDSENNLSEDSAPEQPNQVVKVEVNPRPRLRGRQPKRRNSLVISEVTVTMETVKYDKPAEQTIEESEASQKSKPPSPGAGEPIKGDDHNPQEDPQQSRLPECITLEMGDEHVSREEQRDEDEMTMLEYYDPVNEGLPESNIIESIISDNDETNPDINQMDDLEDNVPSRNEARSGDEDGGALSGETTTVLEPYTPAVEPAAEPACEDDNQKMWHFPISAIQTLEDGQQVIPVPTPNGHYSVPVPILPPGTSNVVVVATNMPDCPGEHIYHVYVVSPLEAVDSS is encoded by the exons ATGAACGTAGAATCGCCGATAGAAATAGATGCCGATGTTAGTATTGTATCAAGAGATCCTATAGATAGTCAACCAGTGGAGATATTAGAATCTGACAAAAAGGCAGACATAACCTCAGGGCCTTCAGATCCCTGGAAGGTGTGCCCCTCTGAAGAGAAAGTACCTGTTGTAAGAAAACTCGCCATGAATCAGGAAAGTAAAACCCCTGCAGTGGAGGACAAAACTGACACCCCTGTGATCGTGAACGAGAAGCCAAGACCTGTGGGGGAGAGTAAGCCCCTGCACACTCCCCTTGACAGTAGTGCCCCAGTGGTGGGCAGCAAAAGGCGACCAAGGATCCGTGCATTGCCCACAATTGtaaccaaaaagaaaaaacaggaggacAAGGTTGTAACAGCAGAACTTTCTAAGGAAAGCTCAGAAGTACAGTCACCCAGGGAAGTGTCACCCCATGAAATTTCAAAAGGAAGTGACGGTGCAGAACCCAGCACGGCCCCAGTAGAGTTGGGTGCTGAGAGCAGTGCAGATAATCAAACAGAACAACCAAAAGTAGAATCCCGTTTTGCTGCCTCAAAGAAACAGGTGAGTTTTGTTAAAAGAGAAGTGGTGGACAGGAAGCACACTCATCTAGTTGATTTGACAGACAATAAGATAGAAAGCAAGGGTCGAGAGCAAGCAAAAATATTAAGAAATGAAGGACTTAATGTCACAtgcaaagaaaaggctgagagtccTCTTCAAAGCAACATCAAACCATGTAGGAAAAAGAAACTTATTGAAAATAATGAAGCAGATCCAGAATTAGAAGTAGTTAATGTTGTGAACAGTGATGCagataaacaaggaaagaaaagattacaGAAAGAACATTGTGAAGAAATAGGGAACAGTGATGATAGCACTGGAGACAAGGAAAATGCTTCATCAGCCATTACAGAAGTGTCCAATCAGGAAAGGGCTGTCAGAGAAAACAAACCACTCACCACACAGAAACCCAAAGTAAAGACTCCATCAGAATTTAGTTCCGAGAAGTTATTTGGGAAActtgaaaggaaaattaaagttgAAGACTCTACTGAAAAGGCAGCCAAGCAGGTGttcaggaaaaggaaagatgaatttAGGAAAAAGCTGTCAAAAGGAGACCTGGAGCCTGGCAAGATGACAATGTTTGACCTTATTTACTGGAACCCAGCAAGCAATCCTATGCCTGGCCGCACCACCTCCCCCAAGAGGAATGGCCGGTCCTCTGGCAGGAGTGACACAGACAGCATTGCATCGGAAACAGTAGAGGAGCAGCAGGTGGATGACCTGGGCCTGGACCCAACAGACTCTGAACACCAGTCTCGTCCAGAGTCCCCAGAGGTGGTAGAGGTAAAGAAGACTCAAGAAAAGCCcctggaggaaaacaaggatgatgtggaagatgaaaaaagggacCCAGAGGAGGATGCAGCCACCAATGAAGAGGATTCATCAGCAGCAAAGGATATTTTTGCCCCAAGGATAAAAATTGGTCCCAATGGAGAAATTATGATTGATGAGCAGAGCATCAAGATTCAGACCACAGCTGCCAAGAACCGAGATGAGGTGCTGAAGAAGGCAGTGGtcgtggaggagagtggagactCGTCCCACTACGGGAAATGGAGCAAGAGGCGGCGAAGGTCATTTGAGTGGACAGTGAAGGAGACGGCACTGTTCTACAAAGCGCTGTCAACTGTAGGGACGGATTTCTCCCTCATGGAGACACTCATCAAGTGGAGGACCCGCGCTGAGCTCAAGACCAAGTTTAAGAAGGAGGAGCGCAACAACAGGGAGCTGGTGGACATGGCACTCAATGACTCCACACAGTTTGACATGACTGTGTTTGAGGAGGAATCAG GTTACGATCCTAAGGAGGACAGGAAGGCTGCACGGCAGGCTGAGAGAGCTGAGGCGAAGCGGAGACGCTTGGAGATGAAGCAACAGGACAAgataaaggagatggaaaggaagaaacaggaaaacaagaaaaataaagttgaaaccATGAATCGCAAGAAAATGCTTCGCAAGGCATACAGGAGCagggcaaagaaaagaaaag CAACCTTTGAGAGTGACAATGAAGACTCACCCAGCCTCTATGACTCGGAGAATAACCTTTCTGAGGACTCGGCACCAGAGCAGCCAAACCAAGTTGTCAAGGTGGAAGTGAACCCAAGACCAAGACTTAGAGGGCGGCAGCCAAAGAGGCG AAACTCCTTGGTGATCAGTGAAGTGACTGTTACAATGGAAACTGTGAAATATGACAAGCCAGCAGAACAGACAATAGAAGAATCTGAAGCATCTCAAAAAAGCAAACCACCCTCCCCAGGGGCAGGAGAACCCATCAAGGGTGATGACCACAATCCTCAGGAGGACCCACAACAAAGCAGGTTGCCAGAGTGCATCACCCTGGAGATGGGTGATGAACATGTTTCCAGGGAAGAacagagagatgaagatgaaatGACCATGCTCGAGTACTATGATCCTGTGAATGAAGGACTGCCGGAAAGCAACATTATTGAGAGCATAATCTCGGATAATGATGAAACCAACCCAGATATCAACCAGATGGATGACTTGGAGGACAATGTTCCCAGCAGGAATGAGGCCAGGTCTGGTGATGAGGATGGGGGCGCCTTGAGTGGCGAGACCACCACTGTTCTGGAACCTTATACCCCTGCAGTAGAACCTGCAGCAGAACCAGCATGTG
- the LOC126988925 gene encoding immunoglobulin A1 protease autotransporter-like, which yields MMRRMKIRPKPNFGGGGASRSSAAKPASQGSAACQEPQENLSPPKDDEVATQPSSSDKPVEESVEVISTTESVGKATDALGAEFQEESRQSCDNTSSVSPLDMTLSSNKPDLQKKESIKAAEDSEEHQQAAPGLNSTVTPVTETNVSSEVTESNNSPVPSPQAQQSPQEHSDDAVPTIISQSMTQTLEVIDDKSVDSVPSSAETPSSDKSSEASKETQQDIEAKSIVSVRRKKLKVKPVFGGTRKVGVMDKPKMRGSDQTINESGVKTECVTEKVSHKNTVELSDVK from the exons ATGATGCGACGTATGAAAATTCGACCCAAACCCAACTTTGGGGGTGGTGGCGCATCCCGGAGCAGTGCAGCAAAGCCTGCCAGTCAGGGCAGTGCTGCATGCCAGGAGCCTCAG gaGAACCTCAGCCCACCCAAGGATGATGAAGTAGCCACTCAGCCATCAAGCAGTGACAAGCCTGTGGAAGAGAGCGTGGAGGTGATCTCTACAACAGAGAGTGTGGGCAAGGCTACTGATGCCTTGGGTGCAGAGTTTCAAGAGGAAAGCCGTCAGTCTTGCGACAACACTTCTTCAGTCTCCCCACTGGACATGACTCTTTCATCAAATAAACCagatttacaaaaaaaagaatcaattaaagctgcagaggatagtgaggagcatcagcaggcAGCTCCAGGATTAAATAGTACAGTAACTCCTGTTACAGAGACTAATGTGAGCTCTGAGGTCACAGAATCAAATAACTCTCCAGTGCCATCCCCTCAAGCCCAGCAATCACCACAAGAGCATTCAGATGACGCTGTGCCTACAATTATTTCTCAGTCCATGACCCAAACTCTGGAAGTGATTGATGACAAATCAGTGGACAGTGTTCCCTCTAGTGCTGAAACACCTTCAAGTGACAAATCAAGTGAGGCATCTAAAGAGACTCAACAAGACATTGAGGCAAAGTCCATAGTATctgtgaggaggaagaagctgaagGTTAAACCAGTGTTTGGTGGTACAAGGAAGGTTGGGGTGATGGACAAGCCCAAGATGAGGGGGTCAGATCAGACTATCAATGAATCTGGTGTAAAAACTGAATGTGTTacagagaaagtttcacataAAAATACCGTGGAATTGTCAGATGTGAAGTGA
- the LOC126988927 gene encoding uncharacterized protein LOC126988927 — MRQLPQESPPFVDGEGFPQGTEVGLADRRDQESGELLCTKVMCVRKRPEFRVSPRIQSYLSSKELYRSHGDGRQFSGFRIPQFHSDRMRVCRPGRPKNLVGPQLQTCVYLEGGMPVHYTRRPLDPHGPSLGVVRRHDGSVREAFRVPKDSLPKATDEQPFRNPNTLYVNIWEEFIFGKSVIPKSKTSRAHVREVEEEGCFKFIHRILSSFLPKFAVDLLTYIVYFFLFFVSCVGYNMFCDLGCYILFAQHLKIHERADEEKLEVVFTGSLFQGPLYAMTRNWCEHCNQRERAKVMWKLMRKMKTDILPPSNPPDAPLTGAVQAPS; from the coding sequence ATGCGGCAACTCCCTCAAGAGAGTCCGCCCTTCGTGGATGGCGAGGGCTTCCCGCAGGGCACTGAGGTGGGGTTGGCTGATAGGCGGGACCAGGAGAGCGGGGAACTGCTGTGCACCAAAGTCATGTGTGTAAGGAAGCGGCCAGAGTTCCGTGTGTCGCCCAGAATCCAGTCTTATCTGTCTTCCAAGGAGTTGTACCGGAGCCACGGAGATGGGCGGCAGTTCAGCGGCTTCAGGATACCACAGTTCCACAGCGACAGGATGCGGGTTTGCCGCCCCGGCAGACCCAAAAACCTGGTGGGTCCACAACTCCAGACGTGCGTGTACCTGGAGGGAGGAATGCCAGTCCACTACACCAGGAGGCCCCTAGACCCTCACGGACCGTCCTTGGGAGTGGTGAGAAGGCATGACGGCTCAGTGAGGGAGGCCTTTCGAGTGCCCAAAGACAGCCTACCCAAAGCCACCGATGAGCAGCCCTTCAGGAACCCAAACACCCTCTACGTCAACATCTGGGAGGAGTTCATCTTCGGCAAGTCTGTGATCCCCAAGAGTAAGACAAGCAGAGCACACGTGAGggaagttgaggaggaaggaTGCTTCAAGTTCATTCATAGAATCCTCAGTTCATTTTTACCAAAGTTCGCCGTCGATTTGTTGACCTACATTGTctacttctttttgtttttcgtctCATGCGTCGGGTACAACATGTTCTGTGATCTGGGCTGCTACATCCTGTTCGCCCAGCACCTCAAGATCCACGAGAGGGCGGACGAGGAGAAGCTGGAAGTGGTGTTCACCGGCAGCCTCTTCCAGGGGCCCCTGTACGCCATgacgaggaactggtgtgagcaCTGCAACCAGCGGGAGCGAGCGAAGGTCATGTGGAAgctgatgaggaagatgaagactgATATCCTGCCTCCCTCCAACCCGCCTGACGCTCCTCTGACGGGCGCCGTGCAGGCCCCCTCCTGA